ATGATGACATTGGCTCTGTACCAAAAGTTAAAATCTCATTCAAAATCTGTGTAGATTTTTCGGTAATtgtttaccaggaaaatgaaattctcccTTCGAAAAAGCTTGAAAAATTTTTAGGATCAGGTCTGAAGTGCGACATGTGGAGTAAACTAAGATGCATCTCCCAATTTTTAGAACCGCTCAACATAAGAACCGAAATAACCCCAGCAGATCAAGTGAAACACTTCTGTGAATCTGTCCACGAAATTTTAGGAACCGATCATggtttagaagaagaaaaagcaacCAAACTAGAATTTTTAATCGAACAGTtgcagctagttttcttgactTGTGTAAGATACTCTCCCAAGATGCTAGTGTGGGCTGCAACTATGTTCTACTCTCATCCTGGTGCCTACAAGGCAATGAGAGCGACCAAGTGCCTAACGCTACCATACCCAGGATATCTCCAGCAatttcttgttaaaattggAAACAATGATCCAGGATTGGGGCCGAGCCAAATTGCTTTCCTGaaagagaaatttaaattgctgCAAGAAGATCAGAAACATGTTTCAATAATGCTTGATGAAATCTATGTTATTCCCCGATTTTCTTataaaggagggaaaatttaTGGACTGGCTGAAGAGAGTAATGAACCAAACGATGTTTCAGCAGGAACACTCCAAGCATTTATGTATAACTCCCTTCAGGCTAAGAATAAAGATGTTATTGCTTTGTTCCCTGTAAGAAAATTGAACGGTGAATTGTTGCATAAACTTACACTCCAAGTATTGAAAGTGATGGAGGAAGTCGGGTTCAGAGTCTTGGCTATGTCTTGCGATGACAATCAAGTCAATGTCAAAATGTACAAACTTTTGGGAAATGGAAAGTTAGAAATTAGTATTCCTCACCCATTTAATCCTGAGGAAAGACTTTTCCTCCTGTTTGATTCAGTGCatttgttcaaaaattgcagaaacaaTTGGATCAATGCCCCTGAGAAAGTTTTGAAGATACCTAAGATTGAATGGACTAGCGAAAAAAGTTTTAATATCGTTGATAAAGACAATCTTTTGGATTTTTCCGGTTTAGAAGATGATTTGATAGGCACTGAAGTAGAAACTGTGGATGCCAGATTTTCTAATGTAATTGATCTTTTCAATGCAGAGAAGAATACAGTTGTTAAGCTTGCTCCGAGATTAAACAGAAAAACTGTTTACCCTTCATCTGTGGAACGCCAAAATGTGAAACTTGTTGTTAATCTATTCCATGATACTACCATTGCTGCATTGGAAACGTTAAAAAAAGATGGAGCAGTAACAGATGCTGAAGGTGCAATCAACATTCTAAAGTTATTTGGGTGTTggtggaaaatttcaaatgttaaaaCACCAGTCAAAGGTAAGCGAATCAATGACTCCTGGTGCGAACCTATTCAGAATTGTGGTGAATCAGAAGACTGGAAACTGATATTTTTCCGAAAGTTCAAAGAGTTTCTAGAATATTGGCACTCCCTGAATATTGGAGGACAATTGTCGGCTCAAACTTTCACAGCTTTCGTCCACACCATTGAAGCTACTCTCAATTTGTGTGATTACATTTTCACAAGTTACGGCTGGGATTATATTCTCCTTGGAAAACTCCAGACTGATGGCATTGAAGGGAGATTTGGTGGTTATCGCAGGCTGAGTGGGTCCAATTATCATGTGTCGGTAGATCAAGTTTGTGAGTCCGAAAGGAAATTAAAACTTATTGGTGTACTGAAATTGACCTCAGCAAGAGGTGGagatttttcaatcaaaacttTTGGTGATGAATGCCAGAAAGCAATCAAAGGCCTTAAAGTGGtagaaaatttggaattttttgaaccTGCCATCACCGAAGCACCTTCTCTTGACATCTCTGTGAATGATTCTCGCGTATTAGTTTGTCTTGCCAGCTATTCTGCAACTAAAGTTATTCAACACTTCAGTAAAACTAACACTGCCTCTAGCCGTAAGGAAggtgagaggaaaaaaatttgctcaaattgcATAGGAGAACTTATCACCACCGAGCCCCTAGAAATTGAGCGGGCTGCTGAAATTTACGAATACATGAGTGCTATTGACAGGGGAGGTTTAAATAAACCATCCgaattttctttcgatttaTGCGTGAACATTTACaagctttttaaaattctcattagCCAAAAATACGAGGATCAAtttctcaaattgcaaatcccacACAAGGCAGTGGTCGACTTGGGTTTGCAGATGTTTGAAAGTTATATCGACCATTTGGTCCCTGAATGCGGAACTTGTGAGCTGAAGATTGTGAAGGTAATCAAGAAAATGTTGAGATCGATGGCTAACTGTCTCCTGAAAAACTATACTAAGAATTTACAGGAATGGAACACCTCTCGTCAGCTAGCGATGCGATTATCCAAGAAAGCTGCtagagaggagaagaaaaagcagAAGACTTCCAATATAGAAGACAAAGAGAATGTAGAAGAAGGTTTGAAGTCAGTGCCAAATGTAGTGGCAACTGGTAAAGTAAAGGATGCAGATCAGCGGAAACTGGTGAAACTGAATCCTGATCGGCTAGGAGTTTCAAGCAACACCCAGAGAAATGCAGTTCGCAAGCAGGTTGTTCCGCAGAATGCAGTAAAACCTAATACTAACCAACAAGGTAGTCTAAAGGTATTCAAGAGAGCGGTTGTGGAAAGTTCGCCTCCAAAAGTTCAACCTCCAAAAGTTATGAAAGTAATCGTGCATCAAAGTAAAAGTTCGACTATCGTAGTGAAAGGAAAACCTTCAGTTAATCCAGTGGCTCCGGTTCTGCAAAATTCTACCCAAGCTCAGCAAACAAATGCGGATCTCATGAAGCGACCAATATTGCAGTCAATCGAAAATACTCAAGGATAAATTTTCTTACctcttcttgttttaatttctttcatctTCGGTTTTCGTTTTAATTTCATCTTCTGATTTGTCTCACTAATAAAGCATGCTCTTACATTTAACTCTTGGTGAAGCATGACATGTTAATTACTTTGAACATGGTCCATAATGAAGgtctcaaatatttttttggctCTGATTACCCAACAATTTACCCAAGACACAAATCAATTCTTAAAGTACGTCCATGCCTGTCTCGTCTTCTCTCTGATTCCACACCTCCAAATTCTGACTAAACCTCCTCTCTGTTAACCCAAAACcttaaaaaatgtgcaaattaAGCCTGTGCATGTCACTCTTTTCTCATCACCTCTCCGATTCCTCACCTCTATAAATGACACCTCCTGCGATTACCCATTCAAGAGACTACAAGATCGAAAACTATGTTTTTACCTGTCTTATCACAACCTTAATTCATCACCTCCAAATTCTGAAATTAATCCTCCTTCGATACCTTGCAAGTCCTGAGAccgtacaaaatttgaaaacgattTCCCTGTGTGTCGCACGTATTGTCTCATCACCTCTCCAATTCCTCACCTGTTAAAATGATGCCTTCTCCGATTACCTACTCAAGAGACCAACGAGATCGAAAATTGAGTTTATACCTGTCTCATTGCAACCTCAATTCATCACCTCCAAATTCTGAAGTGATTCATCCCTCGGTTACCTGAAAGTCCTGAAACcctataaaatttgaaaattatgtcCCTGAGTGTCGCACTTATTGTCTCATCACCACTCTAATTCCTTACCTCTAAAAATGATGCCTCCTCCGACTACCCAAAACCCTCCTCCGACTACCCAAGACCCAAGTGAGTTTGAAAAATGGATCCTCACCTGTCATCACCTCTTCAACTCCTCCAACCACCCTACATCTCGCTGAAATCCAACCTCAAGCCCCAATCCATCCGCATCTTCTGTCCTATCCTACTTACTCCTGTGTTGGTGAGTGAAGACCTTAATTTCTCTCAACCTTCTCAAACCTTATCAGAACTGCAGTTTCAGAGTTGTCACAGTGATACGCAGTGCTCATTGCCTTAATATCTTTCAAGGTACCTAGTCAGGTATTAGCATGTTAAACCTTTTGtcccaaaattttgcaaccttaacTAAGTACTGGATCTTACTGCAATgactcatttttaatttttatgttagGTAGCACATATTATTAAGTATCATTTCATTCTTTGGTTATTTTCCTTTGgacatttattttgtattttgacCAGAGTCTTAGGAATGCTCCTGAGAGagattcgaaaattttaaagagtatCAGATTTGTGCGTAGACATTCAATTTGCCTCTGCATCAAACAAGCCATGCcttattttaattaattgaatcaaaattctcaacaatttttgtaaattaaatgaaaataagctTCAATGAAGCTGACCTCTGGATTACCTGCTAATCTTTTTTGGGAGAAtactaattaaaaaaatatgtaactcTGAAACCTCATATTTGTTAAAAAAGGTAGAAGTAACTCTATGTACCTACCCATGGTAACAAAATCCACCCTGCTCAGAAAGAAATCAAATTCTAATTCTTTCCGTGTTCTCCTGTTTGTTACAGACTTCTTATTTATCGTTGGAAGTTATTTAATCACCAAATCATCTTGTTCCAAATCTCTCCGTTTTCATGCCAAACTGCTCATCATGTTTTCAAGCACAGCATTTTGTTAGTGTGTAAGTAGAAAACCTATTTTTATTCCTCAGactttttcgctattttctaaACTGCAAGCATTTAAATTACATGATACGCTCCAGCTCAAAAAGCACAAGTCCAACAAGGAAGCAACTCATAAATGTTACTGTAATCATTGTTAACTACTCCACTCACCTAGTGACAATTTAAAAGGTTCATCATCAAGTCATTTAAAGACTCAATGGAAGTGTCGAGCAAACACTGTGTCAGGTTTCTGCATAAACTACCTATTAAAATGTATCTTTTCATGTAAAGGatattaaaattgttttctaaaaaatttccttgtttgttCACAGAGGCTGCATAATCGGCAGactgtaaatattttcttaatcATCGATAACTATTCAAAGTAACAATCACCAAATCACTCGTTGAAGACCTGTCTTTTTCCTTATGAAAGTGCTCACCATGTTTTCAAGCCCAGCATTTCGCTAATGTGTAAGTAGAAAACCTCGTTTTACTCTCCAgactttttctctattttctaaactgcatgcattaaaattacaggatgcaaacaaattttaattcttTCTGTGTTCTCCTGTTTGTTACAGACTTCTTATTTATCGTTGGAAGTTATTTAATCACCAAATCATCTTGTTCCACATCTCTCCGTTTTCATGCCAAACTGCTCATCATGTTTTCAAGCACAGCATTTTGTTAGTGTGTAAGTAGAAAACCTATTTTTATTCCTCAGactttttcgctattttctaaACTGCAAGCATCTAAATTACATGATACGCTCCAGCTCAGAAAGCACAAGTCCAACAAGGAAGCAACTCATAAATGTTACTGTAATCATTGTTAATTACTCCACTCACCTAGTGACAATTTAAAAGGTTCATCATCAAGTCATTTAAAGACTCAATGGAAGTGTCGAGCAAACACTGTGTCAGGTTTCTGCATAAACTACCTAGTAAAATGTATCTTTTCATGTAAAGGATATTAAAATtgttattctaaaaatttccttgtttgttCGCAGATGCTGCATAATCGGCAGATTGTTAATCATTTTATGAATCATCACACATTGAAAACCTGTCTTTTTCCGTATGAAAATGCTCACCATGTTTTCAATCCCAGCATTTCGCTAATGTGTAAGTAGAAAACCTCGTTTTACTCTCCAgactttttctctattttctaaACTGCATG
The genomic region above belongs to Bemisia tabaci chromosome 8, PGI_BMITA_v3 and contains:
- the LOC109034900 gene encoding uncharacterized protein; the encoded protein is MGRTCCVPDCRSNFSGNGPCVSTFRLPQNEARRNEWLKLIWREDLINNFTKHTVVCIKHFAPQHVITVDQIRTKDGLVSIPRKIPKLTEDAFPSIFPAWPSHYSVPVPPCRKNLESRAEEIQLAERRLALAQKREEIEADKIKNFNELKSQLVQRYTNFLTLPTETHVLFYKIQDDDIGSVPKVKISFKICVDFSVIVYQENEILPSKKLEKFLGSGLKCDMWSKLRCISQFLEPLNIRTEITPADQVKHFCESVHEILGTDHGLEEEKATKLEFLIEQLQLVFLTCVRYSPKMLVWAATMFYSHPGAYKAMRATKCLTLPYPGYLQQFLVKIGNNDPGLGPSQIAFLKEKFKLLQEDQKHVSIMLDEIYVIPRFSYKGGKIYGLAEESNEPNDVSAGTLQAFMYNSLQAKNKDVIALFPVRKLNGELLHKLTLQVLKVMEEVGFRVLAMSCDDNQVNVKMYKLLGNGKLEISIPHPFNPEERLFLLFDSVHLFKNCRNNWINAPEKVLKIPKIEWTSEKSFNIVDKDNLLDFSGLEDDLIGTEVETVDARFSNVIDLFNAEKNTVVKLAPRLNRKTVYPSSVERQNVKLVVNLFHDTTIAALETLKKDGAVTDAEGAINILKLFGCWWKISNVKTPVKGKRINDSWCEPIQNCGESEDWKLIFFRKFKEFLEYWHSLNIGGQLSAQTFTAFVHTIEATLNLCDYIFTSYGWDYILLGKLQTDGIEGRFGGYRRLSGSNYHVSVDQVCESERKLKLIGVLKLTSARGGDFSIKTFGDECQKAIKGLKVVENLEFFEPAITEAPSLDISVNDSRVLVCLASYSATKVIQHFSKTNTASSRKEGERKKICSNCIGELITTEPLEIERAAEIYEYMSAIDRGGLNKPSEFSFDLCVNIYKLFKILISQKYEDQFLKLQIPHKAVVDLGLQMFESYIDHLVPECGTCELKIVKVIKKMLRSMANCLLKNYTKNLQEWNTSRQLAMRLSKKAAREEKKKQKTSNIEDKENVEEGLKSVPNVVATGKVKDADQRKLVKLNPDRLGVSSNTQRNAVRKQVVPQNAVKPNTNQQGSLKVFKRAVVESSPPKVQPPKVMKVIVHQSKSSTIVVKGKPSVNPVAPVLQNSTQAQQTNADLMKRPILQSIENTQG